From Oenococcus sicerae, the proteins below share one genomic window:
- a CDS encoding site-specific integrase: MTSFYQRGKTWTANVSFYQDGLRKRKTKSGFALKKDAKKWASEIENTSLSATASSDRLLSDYFESWFKTYKADKANKTILQYQNTLNDIKKFMPAATLVDFTRKDFQTFLNKFGQNRSKETVAKRKVQIAGALRDAYADHLIKEDPTQRLNIFYTRPSKDPDLKFLEKASIIKILSETSKRLSLTNFLITTALLSGGRFSELRALIDSDIDPVKRTISINKSVDEITGQDKETKNKSSIRTISMPDSWWEQYRSYQHDGERLFEISNNAANKALRLLLQRLKIKQVTFHALRHSHASLLLADDISIQYVSERLGHANVAITESVYAHLLANKRLSEESKAMKKLNNL, from the coding sequence ATGACGAGTTTTTATCAGCGTGGTAAAACCTGGACTGCTAATGTTTCGTTTTATCAAGATGGTCTGCGTAAGCGTAAAACAAAATCAGGCTTTGCACTAAAAAAAGATGCCAAAAAATGGGCATCTGAAATTGAAAATACTAGCCTATCAGCGACTGCGTCAAGCGATCGTTTATTGTCGGATTACTTTGAAAGCTGGTTTAAAACATATAAGGCTGATAAAGCCAATAAAACCATTTTGCAGTATCAAAATACGTTAAATGACATTAAGAAATTTATGCCAGCAGCAACACTTGTCGATTTCACTAGAAAAGATTTTCAAACATTTTTAAATAAGTTCGGTCAAAATCGATCAAAGGAAACGGTGGCGAAACGAAAAGTACAAATTGCAGGTGCATTGCGTGATGCCTATGCCGATCATTTAATCAAAGAAGATCCAACGCAACGACTGAATATTTTTTACACTAGGCCATCCAAAGATCCTGACTTAAAGTTTTTAGAAAAGGCCAGCATCATCAAAATACTGTCAGAAACGTCAAAAAGGTTGTCCCTAACGAATTTTCTTATTACAACCGCCCTATTGAGTGGAGGACGTTTTAGCGAGCTGAGAGCTTTGATTGATAGCGACATCGACCCTGTAAAGCGAACAATTTCAATTAACAAATCAGTAGATGAAATTACCGGCCAAGATAAAGAAACAAAAAACAAAAGTTCAATACGAACTATCTCAATGCCAGACAGCTGGTGGGAGCAATATCGAAGTTATCAGCACGATGGCGAGCGTTTATTTGAAATTAGTAACAATGCAGCAAACAAAGCGTTAAGACTATTACTGCAGCGATTAAAAATCAAACAGGTCACTTTCCATGCCTTGCGTCATAGCCATGCAAGTCTATTATTGGCCGATGATATCTCGATTCAATATGTAAGTGAACGCTTAGGCCATGCTAATGTGGCAATTACTGAATCTGTTTATGCACATTTGTTAGCAAATAAACGATTGTCTGAAGAAAGCAAGGCTATGAAAAAACTAAACAATTTGTAG
- a CDS encoding helix-turn-helix domain-containing protein, which yields MNDNQRVKHFTSQLNKALQESDLKMADIIKKIGIVPATFYAWRKGKILPRLSSLKKLAQVFGKDVAWFIGSWLFLIQLD from the coding sequence ATGAACGACAACCAAAGAGTAAAACATTTCACCTCTCAATTAAACAAGGCCTTGCAGGAATCAGATCTTAAGATGGCTGACATTATTAAAAAAATCGGCATTGTTCCCGCAACATTTTATGCCTGGCGAAAAGGCAAAATACTTCCAAGACTGTCAAGTCTGAAAAAACTAGCCCAAGTATTTGGAAAAGATGTTGCTTGGTTTATCGGGTCATGGTTATTTTTAATACAGCTGGATTAA
- a CDS encoding ion channel: protein MKTKLLNIFLYLLAAVSIPLAFMDTSKAPLMFVDWGIWIIFVFDYFFEFKLAKNKKSYVKHHIIELISIIPFNAFPAFRILRIVRVFAFSGRFLHKTKDFLIETKVYIAFIITGIILIISGLLFAFYQRDNFLDGLLWALGVATTSGSPFTATKMVTKIVNIILMFTGIGLVGYFTGALASWLTKDDISNADIDKKLNKVLDEINQIKTSKKEE, encoded by the coding sequence ATGAAAACGAAACTCTTAAATATCTTTTTATATTTGCTTGCTGCTGTCTCTATTCCGCTTGCCTTCATGGACACATCCAAAGCACCACTTATGTTCGTCGACTGGGGTATTTGGATCATTTTTGTTTTTGACTATTTCTTTGAATTCAAACTAGCCAAAAATAAAAAAAGCTATGTCAAGCACCATATCATCGAACTGATCTCAATCATTCCGTTTAATGCATTCCCAGCATTCAGAATTTTACGAATAGTCCGGGTGTTCGCCTTTTCAGGACGTTTTCTACATAAAACCAAAGATTTTCTCATCGAAACAAAAGTCTATATTGCCTTTATTATCACTGGCATTATTCTAATTATTTCAGGTTTGCTCTTCGCTTTTTATCAAAGAGATAACTTCCTAGACGGTTTGTTATGGGCTTTAGGCGTTGCAACGACCAGCGGATCACCTTTTACAGCCACGAAAATGGTGACTAAAATTGTCAATATTATTCTAATGTTTACCGGGATTGGCTTAGTTGGCTACTTCACTGGGGCATTGGCCAGCTGGCTCACTAAAGATGATATTTCGAATGCCGATATTGACAAAAAGCTAAACAAGGTACTAGATGAAATCAATCAAATAAAAACGTCAAAGAAAGAAGAATAA
- a CDS encoding DUF4428 domain-containing protein gives MAKNCAICGNAIGLIDSRFKLTDGLMCSHCGKKLGLSTFSISAVEQASKMSSADVKEQINTVGLSFFQNIKDEKKKDKEADLIRYESILKEFNNNSSVVAGNLIFSDSQKEILLKKSLFNRVYKIYQYTDLTGCKPIVHGSEQKKHHGITRALVGGALLGGAGAIVGAVTGGKKFSVINELSLDIFFRDNSTQHISYISTETKTDSFTYRESEKQLNFLVNKINSIVSDSTVEKTVQPNNQVDNLRELKMLLDDGIITQADFDTKKKQLLGL, from the coding sequence ATGGCAAAGAACTGTGCTATTTGTGGTAATGCAATAGGATTAATCGATTCTCGTTTTAAGCTTACAGATGGTTTAATGTGTTCACATTGTGGTAAAAAACTTGGCTTGAGTACATTCTCGATATCTGCCGTCGAGCAAGCCTCGAAAATGTCATCAGCAGATGTGAAAGAACAAATTAACACCGTTGGATTAAGTTTTTTTCAAAATATCAAAGATGAGAAAAAGAAAGATAAGGAAGCTGATCTGATTCGCTACGAATCAATCTTAAAAGAGTTTAACAACAATAGTTCTGTTGTGGCTGGAAACTTGATTTTTAGCGATTCGCAAAAAGAAATATTACTCAAAAAAAGTTTATTTAATCGAGTCTATAAGATTTATCAATACACTGATTTAACAGGTTGCAAACCGATTGTTCATGGGTCAGAACAGAAAAAGCATCATGGTATCACAAGAGCGTTAGTTGGCGGAGCTTTGCTTGGTGGAGCGGGTGCTATTGTCGGCGCAGTAACAGGTGGAAAGAAATTCAGCGTGATCAATGAACTATCATTGGATATTTTTTTCAGAGATAATTCAACTCAGCATATCTCATATATTTCAACTGAAACAAAAACAGATTCATTTACATATAGAGAATCAGAAAAACAACTTAATTTCTTGGTAAACAAAATTAATAGTATTGTGTCTGATTCAACGGTTGAGAAAACTGTGCAGCCTAATAATCAAGTAGATAATCTAAGAGAATTAAAAATGCTTTTGGACGACGGCATTATTACTCAAGCCGATTTTGATACAAAAAAGAAACAGTTGCTTGGGTTATAG
- a CDS encoding S24 family peptidase, protein MNKMALNIRKLRDSKHLTQAQFGKLINQAGPTVASWEQGRSKPRMDAAIRISNIFNIKLSELNGDDEIENSVQIENASQNLPVLGRIFAGAPDGVEQDIDGKVAIDPQIISRYGIDNLMALRIDGESMNKVVHNGAIAIINKTDEYVNGDILAVIINGYKGTLKHVFKYDDHIRFEPDSYLRDFQPFEYSMDQIEDDDPTVIIVGKYLYSIDGL, encoded by the coding sequence ATGAACAAAATGGCGTTAAACATAAGAAAGCTACGTGATAGTAAGCATCTAACTCAAGCCCAATTTGGGAAATTAATCAATCAAGCCGGCCCCACAGTGGCGTCTTGGGAACAAGGCAGATCTAAACCTCGTATGGATGCTGCAATCAGAATATCTAATATATTCAATATCAAATTATCTGAATTAAATGGCGATGATGAAATTGAAAATTCCGTTCAAATTGAAAATGCATCTCAAAATTTACCGGTCCTTGGAAGAATTTTTGCCGGAGCCCCAGATGGTGTTGAACAGGATATTGATGGAAAAGTTGCCATTGATCCTCAGATTATAAGTCGCTATGGAATTGATAATCTCATGGCCTTAAGGATTGACGGAGAATCTATGAATAAAGTTGTTCATAATGGCGCTATCGCTATTATCAATAAAACCGATGAGTATGTTAACGGCGATATTCTGGCAGTTATTATTAATGGCTACAAGGGAACCCTAAAACACGTTTTTAAATATGACGACCATATTCGGTTTGAGCCGGATAGTTATTTACGTGATTTTCAGCCGTTCGAGTATTCAATGGATCAAATTGAAGATGATGATCCTACCGTAATCATTGTTGGTAAATACTTATACAGTATTGATGGACTTTAA
- a CDS encoding helix-turn-helix domain-containing protein produces MISNTALFTIKGARSRAGKTKSEISKELGISRPTYDSYESYAVPMRFDVGERFAKATGISINSILFWTNTMNKS; encoded by the coding sequence ATGATTTCAAACACAGCTTTATTCACCATAAAAGGTGCTAGATCAAGGGCCGGGAAGACTAAATCTGAAATATCTAAAGAGCTGGGGATTAGCCGTCCGACCTACGATAGCTATGAAAGCTACGCTGTTCCGATGAGATTTGATGTTGGAGAGCGTTTTGCAAAAGCGACCGGAATTTCTATTAATTCTATTTTATTTTGGACAAATACTATGAATAAATCATAG
- a CDS encoding DUF1351 domain-containing protein, producing MTEMQISASIEPVLDYKPAVIELKNSELLTSYVDKQITKYQDLLITDESLTEAKKSRADLNKLNKALAAQRTSIKKEILKPFAEVESLLKDLENKTKQASSSIDQGVKGLEDRQRTERETVLENYLQDVIQGYPHLVLTDFSIPEDWTNKTNFTKSSGLAVSLTRTVAETFRSLERQKATEESNLETVRAYADAKQVNPDPYLRMLTAMDYQPADIIRAINLDIDNAKKQAEQAKLDAELKAEEEASHQQVINDVVVDTDTGERIKKVEKPVFWYYGLILTKDQKEKLDNFLMINQIKLFGIKEKESWKNKS from the coding sequence ATGACAGAAATGCAAATATCCGCAAGTATCGAGCCGGTTTTGGATTATAAGCCGGCTGTAATCGAACTCAAAAATAGCGAACTGTTGACATCTTATGTCGATAAGCAGATTACCAAATATCAGGACTTATTGATTACTGATGAATCATTGACAGAAGCCAAAAAGAGCCGAGCCGATCTAAATAAATTAAATAAGGCTTTAGCAGCACAGCGGACTTCAATCAAAAAGGAAATTTTAAAACCGTTTGCGGAAGTAGAAAGCCTCCTAAAAGATTTAGAAAACAAGACGAAACAGGCTTCAAGTTCAATTGACCAGGGAGTAAAGGGCTTAGAAGACCGGCAACGTACTGAAAGGGAAACAGTCTTAGAAAATTATCTGCAAGATGTTATCCAAGGCTACCCGCACTTAGTTCTGACCGATTTCTCAATTCCGGAAGATTGGACGAACAAAACGAATTTCACCAAATCGTCCGGATTAGCCGTGAGCCTCACAAGAACCGTTGCCGAAACTTTCCGCAGTTTAGAAAGGCAGAAAGCTACCGAGGAATCAAATCTTGAGACTGTTCGAGCCTATGCAGATGCTAAGCAAGTCAATCCAGATCCGTATTTGAGAATGCTGACAGCAATGGATTATCAGCCAGCTGATATTATTCGAGCTATTAATTTGGACATCGACAACGCCAAGAAACAAGCCGAACAAGCCAAACTAGATGCCGAATTAAAGGCTGAAGAAGAAGCGTCTCACCAGCAAGTTATCAACGATGTCGTAGTTGATACAGACACAGGCGAACGTATCAAAAAAGTTGAAAAACCTGTGTTCTGGTACTACGGTCTGATCTTGACTAAAGACCAGAAAGAAAAGTTGGATAACTTCTTAATGATTAACCAAATAAAGCTGTTCGGTATCAAAGAAAAAGAATCATGGAAGAACAAATCATGA